A single Anopheles arabiensis isolate DONGOLA chromosome X, AaraD3, whole genome shotgun sequence DNA region contains:
- the LOC120905927 gene encoding vacuolar-sorting protein SNF8, with the protein MRRRAGVGAIQKQRLEAEKYKDKGTELQESQFEQMVKQMEALKENLEEFASKHRSEIKKNPQFRRQFQEMCAAIGVDPLASAKGFWSVLGMGDFFYELSVQVVEVCLAHNHITGGLMDLDELRNRLVAARGKSQTHQEITTEDILMATKKLKIFGNGFTVYSVGKNRHMVQSIPGELSLQETTVLSAATNQGQGFVTVASLMSDLGWTQARAEQAVEKMLGEGMAWIDTQGEEKSYWFPSLFPGRLTAKV; encoded by the exons ATGCGACGACGGGCCGGCGTTGGTGCGATCCAGAAGCAGCGCCTCGAGGCGGAGAAGTACAAGGACAAGGGTACCGAGCTGCAGGAGTCCCAGTTCGAGCAGATGGTGAAGCAGATGGAAGCGCTGAAGGAGAACCTGGAAGAGTTCGCGTCCAAGCACCGGAGCGAGATCAAGAAGAACCCCCAGTTCCGGCGCCAGTTCCAGGAGATGTGTGCCGCGATCGGGGTGGATCCGCTCGCGTCGGCCAAAGGCTTCTGGAGCGTGCTCGGGATGGGCGATTTCTTCTACGAGCTGAGCGTACAGGTGGTGGAGGTCTGTCTGGCCCACAACCACATAACAG GTGGCCTGATGGATCTGGACGAGCTGCGCAATCGGCTGGTGGCGGCCCGCGGCAAGAGCCAAACTCACCAGGAAATCACGACCGAAGACATTCTGATGGCGACGAAGAAGCTGAAAATATTCGGCAACGGCTTCACCGTGTACTCGGTCGGGAAGAACCGGCACATGGTGCAGTCCATCCCGGGCGAGCTCAGCCTACAGGAGACGACGGTGCTGAGTGCGGCCACGAACCAGGGGCAAGGGTTCGTGACGGTCGCCTCGCTCATGAGCGATCTTGG ATGGACGCAGGCGCGTGCGGAACAGGCGGTGGAGAAAATGCTCGGTGAAGGGATGGCATGGATCGATACGCAAGGGGAGGAGAAGTCGTACTGGTTCCCGAGTCTGTTCCCGGGACGCCTAACGGCCAAAGTTTGA